In Halococcus salsus, the DNA window GGCGAGATAGATGATACTCCACCAAGAAGTCCCAGTCGCGTATTGGATGCCGAACCAGACACCACAAAATAAGATCATGACTACATACAATGTATGATACAAAACTCTTGGAATAGCGTCCATTGTCGTCTAGTATGTTCTTCTCGAGAACGGCCTGCTTATAGATGTTGGATATTATGGGGAAATGAGTAGCCTGGTACCCGCTCGATGCTATTAAACAGCAAGTTGGTGAAGGAGAATCAGGGCATTCGCTTGAATCAGATGAACACTCAAAGTAAGAGAGACGCATTACCCGGCCACCTACTGGTTCAACGAGAACCGTGGTAGCTGACCTGCTCATCAAGAGATAGACGAGAAGAATGATAGTAAGGGATATAAACTTTAGATTCAGTTAATCATCAATTGAGCCTGGTGAGTCGAAGTTGTCGTTCGGCGAATCATCGGACTCCTCTGCCAGGTCCGATGCGCTGTCACGGGCGCTCGACATCCACTCGTCGATATTCTCGGCAACGTAGTCCTTGCTCCCCCAGCCGACACCGATGCCGACTGCGAGTGCAAGCGCCACACCGAGTGCGCCGAAGAACGCCACGATCACCGTATTGAAGAGGTTCATCAGCACCGACGTATCGAAGCCGGCAGTATCGAGAGCAAATACGACTACAATATAGTAAACGAACAGCTGAACTGCCAGACCCGCAAAATTCGCCGCGCGGCTCGTGTTGATGTTCGCGACGAACTCGCCGACAATATCCGCGAGATAGATTCCCACGATGAGGATAAGAATACCTGCAATAATTAGCGGAAGCTGGCCTGCGAACGCACTCAATGGTCGTGAAAGGGCTGCGAACTGAAGCGCATCGACCGCTGCGACTAGCGTGAAGTAGTAAATCAATACCGAGACAGCCGTCCCAATTGCACCTCCGACACCGCCTGCCGCCCGCGTGGCGGACGCTAGCGGCGTGTCGCGAACGTAGACTTCGAGTCCGAGGTTGTCGACGATATCCTCGACAACATTACCGACAAACCGACCGATTGCAACACCTGCTATCAGAATAATCGCTGCGACTACAATTTGAAGCCCAGCAGTCGTAATATCCGTAAGGATATCGCCGGGCACTGGGAGATTGACCTGCGCAAGAGCCAACATGAATGCGAAGAAGTAGATGATGTACTTCACGAGGCTCCCGAACGCCTGTGCGATATCGCGATCAACGCCTCC includes these proteins:
- a CDS encoding mechanosensitive ion channel family protein, producing the protein MAPLTESDRCEMVIQVTLNMIPLQVQVPQYLQETITNIVPAILGIIAALLILLVGIILGRVLGGVAKRVVERINPSQYTQGTPLAQPGGVDRDIAQAFGSLVKYIIYFFAFMLALAQVNLPVPGDILTDITTAGLQIVVAAIILIAGVAIGRFVGNVVEDIVDNLGLEVYVRDTPLASATRAAGGVGGAIGTAVSVLIYYFTLVAAVDALQFAALSRPLSAFAGQLPLIIAGILILIVGIYLADIVGEFVANINTSRAANFAGLAVQLFVYYIVVVFALDTAGFDTSVLMNLFNTVIVAFFGALGVALALAVGIGVGWGSKDYVAENIDEWMSSARDSASDLAEESDDSPNDNFDSPGSIDD